CCTGGGCCTGCTGGCTCTGGCCGCCTTTGGCCTGTTCGTCGCCGTGGAGCGCCGGGTGACCGGGCCGCTCCTGCCCCTGGTGCTCTTCTCCCGGCGCTACTACAGCATGGCCGTGGCCTCGGCCGTGATCTCCTTTGTCGTGCTCTTTTCGGTCTTTCTTCTCACCCCGTTCTACCTGCAGCGGGTGCTGGGCCTGTCTGCCTCCCGCACCGGGCTGGTGATGATGACCGTGCCGGTTGTGGCCATGCTGGTGGCGCCGTCGGCGGGCTGGCTGTCCGACCGCATCGGCTCCCGGCATCTGGCCACCGGCGGTCTCCTGCTGAGCGTCATCGGCCTGGCTGGCCTGGCCCGACTGTCCCTGGCCGGCGGCGTCTGGGGCGTCGTCTGGGGCCTGGCCTTCCTGGGTGCCGGCCAGGCCATGTTCCTGTCCCCCAACAGCGCCTCGGTGATCACCCGCATCGAGCCCCGGTACGTGGGGATCTCCGCCGGCCTCCTGGCCACGGCCCGCAACATGGGCATGGCCCTGGGCGTGGCCTCCTCCGGCGCCGCCTTCGCCATCCTGTTCGCCAGGGCCACCGGCGGCCTGGATCTGCGGGACTACATCCCTTCCCATGCCGCGGCCTTCCTGGCCGCCATGCACGGTACCTACCTGGTCATCATCCTGGTTGGCCTTGTGGGGGTCTACCTTTCCTGGCAACGGGGCGAGGATCGGGGGCGCTCCTGACCGCCCGGTGCTCCATCCATTGCCCGTGGTGCGGGCGCGAAGCTGCGGCAATGGCGTGCCGCCCCGCTCAGACCGTGACGTCCACCAGGCCGGTGCCGGGGGCGCCGCTGGCCCGGTGCAGGGCGGCCAGGATCGCGGCCAGGGGGGCGCGATCGCTCTGGAGGGCGGCCAGGCGCACCGGTGCAAAGCCGAGGCTGGCCAGGGTCTTCTCCAGGGCGGGCAGGGATTGCGCCAGGTGCTGGCGGGCGGCCTCGTCGCTCAAGGTGAAGACGCCGTCCAGGGTCTGGCCCTGGAGCGTGACCTTGAGGCCCACGTCGCCCAGGCGGCTCATGGCCAGCTGGAAAAGGAGACAGGAGACGCCCGGCCGGCCGGCCTGGCCTGCCGCCTGGCCGCTGGTCATGAGCCAGGTGCCCCAGCCGGCGCCGCCGGCAAACCAGAACGGCAGGGCCAGCACCGGTGCCGGGGTGTCGGTGGCCGGCCGGTCGTTGGCGGTGGTCAGGGCGGCCATGAGGTCCCGCAGATCCTCCAGGCCGGCCAAGGGGAGGGGCAGGGGGCCGGCGGCCCGCAGGCTGATCCCCTCGGTCAGCCGGTCCAAAAGCCCTGCGCCGCCGGTCTCCGGGCCCGGGGTCCGTCCCTGGAGGCCGGCCAGGAGGCGCAACAGGGCCTGGGGCCGCGCCACGCTGTCGGCGGCCAGGGCGGCCAGATCCCGGCGCAGAGCCGCAAGCGGCGCCGGCAGGTCGGTGCCCTCGTCCAGGAGGGTGGTCAGGATCCGACCGATGGCCGGTGCGCTGGCAGCGAGCTGGCGGCCCAGATCGGCCAGGGCCTCCTCCCGGAGGACCGGCGACAGGACCACCGCCGGCTCGGCCTGGCGCACCAGCAGCCACAGGCTGCGGCCAGCGGGCAGGGTGAGATCGGTTTCGGCCATGAGCTCTTGGCCGTTGATCTCGAGCAGGAGACCGCCGCCGGCGGCCGGGCCCAGGATCCGGGCCGCCACCAGCTGGCCGGGGCGGAAGGGGCTGTCTTGACCAGGAGGAGCAGAGGGACGGCCCGCGGTGGGCTGAAGATCGGCAAGGGTCAGGCCGGCACCGGCGGGAGCGACGATACGCACGGCAGGTCAGGGCGCGGCCCCGGAGCCCGGGTCAGGCCGGGGGCAGGTTGATCCGCACCCGGGTGCCCCGGGGGGCCATGGGGCCGATGGTGAAGCTGCCCCGGTGGTTGGAGACGATCCGCTCCACCACGGCCAGGCCCATGCCCGTGCCGTACATCTTGGTGGTGAAGAAGGGCTCCTTCACCCGGGCCAGGTGGGCATCGGCGATGCCAAGACCGGTATCCTCGATCTCGATGTGGATCCAGCCATCGTCGCCGATCCTGCTGCGGGCCGTGAGGGTGCCGCCCTCGGGCATGGCCTCGGCGGCGTTGCGGGCGATCTGCAGCACCGCCTGCTTCATGTAGACCGGATCCACCAGGAGCACCGGGTCCGGCTCCACCAGCTCCAGGGCCACGGTGATCTCCTGGCGGGTCAGCGTCGGCTGCAGGAGCAGGATGGTCTTGCGGATCAGGGTGTTGAGGGGGGTGGGCTCGGGGTTGATCTCCGGCAG
This window of the Thermodesulfobacteriota bacterium genome carries:
- a CDS encoding MFS transporter produces the protein LGLLALAAFGLFVAVERRVTGPLLPLVLFSRRYYSMAVASAVISFVVLFSVFLLTPFYLQRVLGLSASRTGLVMMTVPVVAMLVAPSAGWLSDRIGSRHLATGGLLLSVIGLAGLARLSLAGGVWGVVWGLAFLGAGQAMFLSPNSASVITRIEPRYVGISAGLLATARNMGMALGVASSGAAFAILFARATGGLDLRDYIPSHAAAFLAAMHGTYLVIILVGLVGVYLSWQRGEDRGRS
- a CDS encoding flagellar hook-length control protein FliK gives rise to the protein MRIVAPAGAGLTLADLQPTAGRPSAPPGQDSPFRPGQLVAARILGPAAGGGLLLEINGQELMAETDLTLPAGRSLWLLVRQAEPAVVLSPVLREEALADLGRQLAASAPAIGRILTTLLDEGTDLPAPLAALRRDLAALAADSVARPQALLRLLAGLQGRTPGPETGGAGLLDRLTEGISLRAAGPLPLPLAGLEDLRDLMAALTTANDRPATDTPAPVLALPFWFAGGAGWGTWLMTSGQAAGQAGRPGVSCLLFQLAMSRLGDVGLKVTLQGQTLDGVFTLSDEAARQHLAQSLPALEKTLASLGFAPVRLAALQSDRAPLAAILAALHRASGAPGTGLVDVTV